A single Brassica rapa cultivar Chiifu-401-42 chromosome A04, CAAS_Brap_v3.01, whole genome shotgun sequence DNA region contains:
- the LOC103849163 gene encoding beta-glucosidase 42 isoform X2 has protein sequence MAQKLNLPNLAVLPNVNRSSFPSTFTFGVATSAYQIEGGWNEGKKGPNIWDKFTHLEGKVLDGSNGDVAVDHYHRYKEDVELIGTLGFSAYRFSISWSRIFPDGLGTEVNEEGVAFYNNLINSLLEKGIEPFVTLYHWDLPSHLQESIGGWTNRKIVDYFGLYADACFASFGDRVKHWITLNEPLQTSVNGHCIGIFAPGRKEKPLVEPYLVSHHQVLAHATAVSIYRSKYKESQGGQIGLSVDCEWAEANSEKMEDKVAAGRRIDFQLGWFLDPLFYGDYPASMRQKLGDNLPTFTPEEREFMLQNSWDFLGVNHYTSRLIAHVSNKEAESDFYQAQELERLVEWEDGEPIGERAASDWLYVVPWGIRRTLNYISKKYNHPPIFITENGMDDEDDGSASMHEMLDDKRRVAYFKSYLANVAEAIKDGVDIKGYFAWSLLDNFEWAQGFTKRFGLVYVDYKNGLSRHPKSSAYWFMKFLKGDEDNKGKKD, from the exons ATCGAAGGAGGCTGGAATGAAGGTAAAAAAGGGCCAAATATATGGGACAAGTTCACTCATCTTGAAG GAAAAGTTCTTGATGGTAGTAATGGCGATGTGGCTGTGGATCATTACCACAGATATAAG GAGGATGTTGAACTTATAGGGACATTAGGATTCAGCGCTTACAGATTTTCCATATCTTGGTCTCGCATTTTCCCCG ATGGCTTGGGAACTGAAGTCAATGAAGAAGGGGTTGCCTTCTACAATAATCTAATCAATTCACTTCTTGAAAAAG GTATTGAGCCGTTTGTAACTCTGTACCATTGGGATCTCCCCTCACATCTCCAGGAATCAATCGGAGGTTGGACAAATAGGAAAATTGT AGATTATTTTGGGCTCTACGCAGATGCTTGTTTTGCCAGTTTTGGTGATAGAGTGAAGCATTGGATCACATTGAACGAACCACTTCAGACCTCGGTGAATGGACACTGTATTGGGATATTCGCACCTGGGAGAAAAGAAAAGCCCTTGGTCGAACCATATTTGGTATCACATCACCAAGTTTTGGCCCATGCAACTGCCGTTTCCATATATAGAAGCAAGTACAAG GAAAGTCAAGGTGGACAAATCGGTTTGTCGGTTGATTGTGAGTGGGCAGAGGCAAATTCAGAGAAAATGGAGGACAAGGTTGCTGCTGGTAGGCGAATTGACTTTCAACTTGGATG GTTCCTGGATCCTTTGTTTTATGGAGACTATCCTGCAAGTATGCGCCAGAAACTTGGAGATAATCTTCCTACGTTTACTCCTGAAGAAAGGGAGTTTATGCTTCAGAACTCATGGGACTTTCTTGGCGTAAACCACTACACTTCGAGGTTAATTGCTCATGTCTCAAACAAAGAAGCTGAGAGTGACTTTTACCAAGCACAAGAACTGGAGAGGCTTG TTGAATGGGAAGATGGAGAGCCAATAGGTGAAAGG GCTGCTTCAGATTGGCTTTATGTTGTACCCTGGGGAATCCGGAGGACTTTAAATTACATCAGCAAAAAATACAACCACCCTCCAATATTTATTACTGAGAATG GCATGGATGATGAAGATGACGGATCTGCTTCTATGCATGAGATGCTAGACGATAAGCGTAGAGTTGCCTACTTCAAGAGTTACCTTGCCAATGTCGCTGAGGCTATCAA agACGGAGTGGACATAAAGGGATACTTTGCATGGTCTTTGCTGGACAACTTCGAGTGGGCGCAAGGGTTCACCAAAAGGTTCGGTTTGGTATATGTGGACTACAAGAACGGTTTGTCTCGTCACCCAAAATCTTCTGCTTATTGGTTCATGAAATTCCTGAAGGGTgatgaagacaacaaaggtaaaaaagattga
- the LOC103849163 gene encoding beta-glucosidase 42 isoform X1, which translates to MLTALASPLPSPSASPLPLTRSKEAGMKVKKGQIYGTSSLILKEKFLMVVMAMWLWIITTDIRLRKQTSFSFFLISSHCYFNHLQEDVELIGTLGFSAYRFSISWSRIFPDGLGTEVNEEGVAFYNNLINSLLEKGIEPFVTLYHWDLPSHLQESIGGWTNRKIVDYFGLYADACFASFGDRVKHWITLNEPLQTSVNGHCIGIFAPGRKEKPLVEPYLVSHHQVLAHATAVSIYRSKYKESQGGQIGLSVDCEWAEANSEKMEDKVAAGRRIDFQLGWFLDPLFYGDYPASMRQKLGDNLPTFTPEEREFMLQNSWDFLGVNHYTSRLIAHVSNKEAESDFYQAQELERLVEWEDGEPIGERAASDWLYVVPWGIRRTLNYISKKYNHPPIFITENGMDDEDDGSASMHEMLDDKRRVAYFKSYLANVAEAIKDGVDIKGYFAWSLLDNFEWAQGFTKRFGLVYVDYKNGLSRHPKSSAYWFMKFLKGDEDNKGKKD; encoded by the exons ATCGAAGGAGGCTGGAATGAAGGTAAAAAAGGGCCAAATATATGGGACAAGTTCACTCATCTTGAAG GAAAAGTTCTTGATGGTAGTAATGGCGATGTGGCTGTGGATCATTACCACAGATATAAGGTTAAGAAAACagacttctttttcttttttccttatTTCTTCACATTGTTATTTCAATCATTTGCAGGAGGATGTTGAACTTATAGGGACATTAGGATTCAGCGCTTACAGATTTTCCATATCTTGGTCTCGCATTTTCCCCG ATGGCTTGGGAACTGAAGTCAATGAAGAAGGGGTTGCCTTCTACAATAATCTAATCAATTCACTTCTTGAAAAAG GTATTGAGCCGTTTGTAACTCTGTACCATTGGGATCTCCCCTCACATCTCCAGGAATCAATCGGAGGTTGGACAAATAGGAAAATTGT AGATTATTTTGGGCTCTACGCAGATGCTTGTTTTGCCAGTTTTGGTGATAGAGTGAAGCATTGGATCACATTGAACGAACCACTTCAGACCTCGGTGAATGGACACTGTATTGGGATATTCGCACCTGGGAGAAAAGAAAAGCCCTTGGTCGAACCATATTTGGTATCACATCACCAAGTTTTGGCCCATGCAACTGCCGTTTCCATATATAGAAGCAAGTACAAG GAAAGTCAAGGTGGACAAATCGGTTTGTCGGTTGATTGTGAGTGGGCAGAGGCAAATTCAGAGAAAATGGAGGACAAGGTTGCTGCTGGTAGGCGAATTGACTTTCAACTTGGATG GTTCCTGGATCCTTTGTTTTATGGAGACTATCCTGCAAGTATGCGCCAGAAACTTGGAGATAATCTTCCTACGTTTACTCCTGAAGAAAGGGAGTTTATGCTTCAGAACTCATGGGACTTTCTTGGCGTAAACCACTACACTTCGAGGTTAATTGCTCATGTCTCAAACAAAGAAGCTGAGAGTGACTTTTACCAAGCACAAGAACTGGAGAGGCTTG TTGAATGGGAAGATGGAGAGCCAATAGGTGAAAGG GCTGCTTCAGATTGGCTTTATGTTGTACCCTGGGGAATCCGGAGGACTTTAAATTACATCAGCAAAAAATACAACCACCCTCCAATATTTATTACTGAGAATG GCATGGATGATGAAGATGACGGATCTGCTTCTATGCATGAGATGCTAGACGATAAGCGTAGAGTTGCCTACTTCAAGAGTTACCTTGCCAATGTCGCTGAGGCTATCAA agACGGAGTGGACATAAAGGGATACTTTGCATGGTCTTTGCTGGACAACTTCGAGTGGGCGCAAGGGTTCACCAAAAGGTTCGGTTTGGTATATGTGGACTACAAGAACGGTTTGTCTCGTCACCCAAAATCTTCTGCTTATTGGTTCATGAAATTCCTGAAGGGTgatgaagacaacaaaggtaaaaaagattga